In Peromyscus eremicus chromosome 15, PerEre_H2_v1, whole genome shotgun sequence, a genomic segment contains:
- the Cntn2 gene encoding contactin-2 produces the protein MGTPGRKKPHLLLLVLATVALVPSPGWSFVQGTPATFGPVFEDQPVGLLFPEESTEDQVTLACRARASPPATYRWKMNGTDMNLEPSSRHQLMGGNLVIMSPTKAQDAGVYQCLASNPVGTVVSKEAVLRFGFLQEFSKEERDPVKTHEGWGVMLPCNPPAHYPGLSYRWLLNEFPNFIPTDGRHFVSQTTGNLYIARTNASDLGNYSCLATSHMDFSTKSVFSKFAQLNLAAEDPRLFAPSIKARFPPETYALVGQQVTLECFAFGNPVPRIKWRKVDGSLSPQWATAEPTLQIPSVSFEDEGTYECEAENSKGRDTVQGRIIVQAQPEWLQVISDTEADIGSNLRWACAAAGKPRPMVRWLRNGEPLTSQNRVEVLAGDLRFSKLSLEDSGMYQCVAENKHGTIYASAELAVQALAPDFRQNPVRRLIPAARGGEISIPCQPRAAPKATILWSKGTEILGNSTRVTVTSDGTLIIRNISRSDEGKYTCFAENFMGKANSTGILSVRDATKITLAPSSADINVGDNLTLQCHASHDPTMDLTFTWTLDDFPIDFDKPGGHYRRASVKETIGDLTILNAQLRHGGKYMCMAQTVVDGASKEATVLVRGPPGPPGGVVVRDIGDTTVQVSWSRGFDNHSPIAKYTLQARTPPAGKWKQVRTNPVNIEGNAETAQVLGLMPWMDYEFRVSASNILGTGEPSGPSSRIRTKEAVPSVAPSGLSGGGGAPGELTINWTPMSREYQNGDGFGYLLSFRRQGSSSWQTARVPGADAQYFVYSNDSIHPYTPFEVKIRSYNRRGDGPESLTALVYSAEEEPRVAPAKVWAKGSSSSEMNVSWEPVQQDTNGILLGYEIRYWKAGDKEAAADRVRTAGLDTSARVTGLNPNTKYHVTVRAYNRAGTGPASPSADAMTMKPPPRRPPGNISWTFSSSSLSLKWDPVVPLRNESTVTGYKMLYQNDLHSTPTLHLTSKNWIEIPVPEDTGYALVQIRTTGPGGDGIPAEVHIVRNGGTSMMVENAAVRPIHPGPMFSCVVILMLVGCQKL, from the exons ATGGGGACACCCGGCAGGAAAAAGCCACActtgctgctgctggtgctggcCACAGTGGCCCTGGTCCCCTCTCCAG GATGGAGTTTTGTCCAGGGAACCCCAGCCACCTTTGGACCTGTCTTTGAAGACCAGCCTGTAGGCTTGCTATTCCCAGAGGAGTCCACAGAGGATCAGGTGACACTGGCTTGCCGTGCCCGAGCTAGCCCTCCAGCCACCTACAG GTGGAAAATGAACGGCACGGATATGAACCTGGAACCCAGTTCCCGTCACCAACTGATGGGGGGCAACCTGGTCATCATGAGCCCCACCAAGGCACAGGATGCTGGTGTCTACCAGTGCCTAGCCTCAAACCCAGTGGGCACTGTCGTCAGCAAGGAGGCTGTCCTCCGCTTCGGCT TCCTGCAGGAATTCTCCAAGGAAGAGAGAGACCCTGTGAAAACCCACGAGGGCTGGGGGGTGATGCTGCCCTGTAACCCACCTGCCCACTACCCAG gtTTGTCCTACCGCTGGCTCCTCAATGAGTTCCCCAACTTCATCCCAACGGATGGGCGTCACTTCGTGTCCCAGACCACAGGAAACCTATACATCGCCCGGACCAACGCCTCCGACCTGGGCAACTACTCTTGTCTGGCCACCAGCCACATGGACTTCTCCACCAAGAGTGTCTTCAGCAAGTTCGCGCAGCTCAACCTGGCTGCTGAAG ATCCCCGGCTCTTTGCTCCCAGCATCAAAGCCAGGTTCCCCCCAGAGACCTATGCATTGGTCGGGCAGCAGGTCACCCTGGAGTGCTTTGCCTTTGGGAA ccccgtTCCCAGGATCAAGTGGCGCAAAGTGGATGGCTCTTTGTCCCCTCAGTGGGCCACCGCGGAACCCACCCTGCAGATCCCCAGCGTGAGCTTTGAAGATGAGGGCACCTATGAATGTGAGGCAGAGAATTCCAAGGGCCGTGACACCGTCCAGGGACGCATCATTGTGCAGG CCCAGCCTGAGTGGCTCCAGGTGATCTCAGACACAGAAGCCGACATTGGCTCTAACCTGCGCTGGGCCTGTGCAGCGGCAGGCAAGCCTCGGCCCATGGTGCGCTGGCTGAGAAACGGGGAGCCCCTGACCTCCCAG AACCGGGTGGAGGTCTTGGCTGGGGACCTGCGATTCTCTAAGCTGAGCCTGGAGGACTCTGGCATGTACCAGTGTGTGGCAGAAAATAAGCATGGCACCATCTATGCCAGTGCTGAGCTGGCTGTGCAAG CCCTGGCCCCCGACTTCAGGCAGAACCCTGTGAGACGACTGATCCCCGCAGCCCGCGGGGGAGAGATCAGCATCCCTTGCCAGCCCCGCGCAGCCCCGAAGGCTACAATACTTTGGAGCAAGGGCACTGAGATTCTGGGGAACAGTACCAG AGTGACTGTCACTTCAGATGGTACCTTGATTATCAGGAACATCAGTCGATCGGATGAAGGCAAATACACCTGCTTTGCTGAGAATTTCATGGGCAAAGCTAACAGTACTGGGATCCTGTCTGTGCGCG ATGCAACCAAGATCACCCTTGCTCCTTCGAGTGCTGACATCAATGTGGGTGATAACCTCACCCTGCAATGCCACGCCTCCCACGACCCCACCATGGACCTCACATTCACCTGGACCCTGGATGACTTTCCCATTGACTTCGATAAGCCTGGAGGTCACTACCGGAGGGCCAGTGTG AAGGAAACTATTGGGGACCTGACTATCCTGAACGCCCAGCTACGTCATGGAGGGAAGTACATGTGCATGGCCCAGACAGTGGTGGACGGTGCATCCAAGGAGGCCACAGTCCTGGTCCGAG GTCCCCCAGGTCCCCCAGGAGGGGTGGTGGTGAGAGACATTGGAGACACCACTGTCCAGGTTAGCTGGAGTCGTGGCTTTGACAATCACAGCCCCATTGCCAAGTACACACTGCAAGCTCGCACTCCGCCTGCCGGGAAGTGGAAGCAGGTTCGGACCA ATCCTGTGAACATCGAGGGCAATGCCGAGACTGCCCAGGTGCTGGGTCTCATGCCTTGGATGGACTATGAGTTTCGAGTTTCAGCCAGCAACATCTTGGGCACTGGGGAGCCCAGCGGACCATCCAGCCGAATCCGGACCAAGGAAGCAG TCCCCTCGGTGGCACCATCAGGACTCAGCGGAGGGGGTGGAGCCCCTGGCGAGCTCACTATCAACTGGACT CCCATGTCACGGGAGTACCAGAATGGAGATGGCTTCGGCTACCTGCTGTCCTTCCGCAGGCAAGGCAGCTCCAGCTGGCAGACTGCCCGAGTGCCTGGTGCTGATGCCCAGTACTTCGTCTACAGCAATGACAGCATCCATCCCTACACGCCCTTTGAGGTCAAGATCCGAAGCTACAATCGCCGGGGGGATGGGCCCGAGAGCCTCACTGCACTAGTGTACTCAGCAGAGGAAG AGCCCAGGGTGGCCCCTGCCAAGGTCTGGGCCAAGGGGTCCTCATCCTCAGAGATGAATGTGAGCTGGGAGCCTGTGCAACAAGACACGAATGGCATTCTCCTGGGGTATGAG ATTCGCTACTGGAAAGCCGGAGACAAAGAAGCAGCCGCTGACCGAGTGAGGACCGCGGGGCTAGACACCAGTGCCCGAGTCACTGGCTTGAACCCCAACACCAAGTACCACGTAACTGTGAGGGCTTACAACCGGGCCGGTACTGGACCAGCTAGCCCGTCAGCCGATGCCATGACCATGAAGCCCC CACCACGGCGACCTCCTGGCAACATCTCCTGGACGTTCTCaagctccagcctcagccttAAGTGGGACCCTGTGGTACCTCTCCGAAACGAATCCACAGTCACCGGCTACAAG ATGCTGTATCAGAATGACTTACACTCAACTCCCACACTCCACCTCACCAGCAAGAACTGGATAGAAATCCCAGTGCCTGAAGACACTGGCTATGCCCTGGTACAGATTCGAACCACAGGGCCAGGAGGGGATGGGATCCCTGCAGAAGTCCACATCGTGAGAAATGGAG GCACAAGCATGATGGTGGAGAACGCAGCAGTCCGGCCCATCCATCCTGGCCCCATGTTCTCTTGTGTGGTGATTCTGATGCTCGTCGGCTGCCAGAAGCTCTGA